A window from Sphingopyxis alaskensis RB2256 encodes these proteins:
- a CDS encoding class I SAM-dependent RNA methyltransferase, translating to MGETVLIDRIAARGDGVTGDGRHVAGAVPGDRLRDDGIIIPGPNRAEPMCRHFGKCGGCQLQHVAEPALAGFVRDRVIGGLEGQDVPFGEILPALLSAPHSRRRAALTALRTGRQVAIGFNAAQSNQIVDMRMCPLLAPELFALVAPVRELLAMIAQPRRPVKVKLQLLDQGVELILEGVKAEGLDAAMALQDFAGAHSLARFAVDQGDGLEILWQPDRPTVRFGDIAVEVPPFAFLQPTAAGQAALVDAVARAIGDASTVADLFAGVGTFALSVQAGRKVYAAEGARDAIAALAGAANRARALVTTEHRDLFRRPLVPTELNRFGAIILDPPRAGAEEQVKQLAASAAAVIAYVSCNPASFARDAKILVEGGYTLDWVQPVGQFRWSTHVELAARFAR from the coding sequence ATGGGCGAAACGGTGCTGATCGATCGCATCGCCGCACGCGGCGATGGCGTGACCGGCGACGGTCGCCATGTGGCGGGCGCCGTGCCGGGCGACCGCTTGCGCGATGACGGGATCATCATTCCGGGGCCGAACCGTGCCGAGCCGATGTGCCGCCATTTCGGTAAATGCGGCGGCTGTCAGTTGCAGCATGTCGCCGAACCGGCGCTGGCCGGTTTCGTGCGCGACCGCGTTATCGGCGGGCTGGAAGGGCAGGATGTGCCCTTTGGCGAGATTCTGCCGGCACTGCTCTCCGCTCCGCACAGCCGCCGCCGCGCGGCGCTGACCGCGCTCAGGACGGGCAGACAGGTTGCCATCGGGTTCAACGCGGCGCAGAGCAACCAGATCGTCGACATGCGGATGTGTCCGCTGCTTGCCCCGGAGTTGTTCGCGCTTGTGGCGCCGGTGCGCGAACTGCTGGCGATGATCGCGCAGCCGCGGCGCCCGGTGAAGGTCAAGCTGCAACTGCTCGACCAGGGCGTCGAACTGATATTGGAGGGCGTGAAGGCCGAGGGGCTCGATGCGGCGATGGCGCTGCAGGATTTCGCCGGTGCGCACAGTCTGGCGCGTTTTGCCGTCGATCAGGGCGACGGGCTCGAAATCCTGTGGCAGCCCGATCGGCCGACGGTTCGCTTTGGCGATATAGCGGTCGAAGTGCCGCCCTTCGCCTTTCTGCAGCCGACGGCGGCGGGGCAGGCGGCGCTCGTCGATGCCGTCGCCAGGGCCATCGGCGATGCGTCCACGGTGGCCGACCTGTTCGCGGGTGTCGGCACCTTCGCGCTGTCGGTGCAGGCGGGACGCAAAGTCTATGCCGCCGAGGGCGCGCGCGATGCGATCGCGGCGCTGGCGGGGGCCGCCAACCGCGCCCGCGCGCTGGTCACAACCGAGCATCGCGACCTCTTCCGCCGCCCGCTGGTGCCGACCGAGCTCAACCGTTTCGGCGCGATCATCCTCGACCCGCCACGCGCGGGCGCCGAGGAGCAGGTGAAGCAACTCGCCGCGTCAGCGGCGGCGGTGATCGCCTATGTCAGCTGCAATCCGGCCAGCTTTGCCCGTGATGCGAAGATACTCGTCGAGGGCGGCTATACGCTCGACTGGGTGCAGCCCGTCGGCCAGTTCCGATGGTCGACCCATGTGGAACTGGCCGCGCGCTTCGCCCGCTGA
- a CDS encoding MAPEG family protein: MNTNAILGPVATLALWSMVMWVWMYATRIPAMQRAKIDAAKMVGGTGKGLDDVLPAEVQWKAHNYNHLMEQPTVFYAVAIALAIGGMGGGLNAQIAWAYVALRIVHSLIQVTVNRVMWRFLVFALASLALFALSVHAFMGFVLH, from the coding sequence ATGAATACGAACGCAATTCTTGGACCGGTCGCGACGCTCGCGCTGTGGTCGATGGTCATGTGGGTATGGATGTATGCGACACGCATCCCCGCGATGCAGCGCGCCAAGATCGACGCCGCCAAGATGGTCGGCGGCACCGGCAAGGGGCTCGACGATGTCCTGCCCGCCGAAGTGCAGTGGAAGGCACATAATTACAATCATTTGATGGAACAGCCGACCGTGTTCTATGCTGTCGCGATCGCCCTGGCGATCGGCGGCATGGGCGGCGGGCTGAACGCGCAGATCGCCTGGGCCTATGTCGCGCTGCGCATCGTCCATAGCCTCATTCAAGTGACGGTAAACCGCGTGATGTGGCGCTTTCTGGTGTTCGCGTTGGCCAGTCTTGCCTTATTTGCGCTCAGTGTTCACGCCTTCATGGGGTTTGTGCTGCATTGA
- a CDS encoding MAPEG family protein, translating into MSDSLLAPGAVLALWTIIMLGWVAVTRFSAMAKVGVDIKAAPPGGRGADLENMLPPETNWKSHNYTHLCEQPTIFYAVLLFLHLSGGDTDLTRGLAWAYVVLRIIHSLWQATVNRIPVRFTIFALATLCLFALSILAVIATLG; encoded by the coding sequence ATGTCGGACAGTCTACTCGCACCCGGCGCCGTCCTGGCGCTCTGGACGATCATCATGCTTGGCTGGGTCGCCGTGACCCGTTTTTCGGCGATGGCCAAGGTCGGCGTTGACATCAAGGCCGCACCGCCGGGCGGGCGCGGCGCCGATCTGGAAAATATGCTGCCGCCGGAAACCAACTGGAAGTCGCATAATTACACGCATTTGTGCGAGCAGCCGACGATCTTTTACGCGGTGCTCCTCTTCCTGCACCTGTCGGGCGGCGACACCGATCTGACGCGCGGTCTCGCCTGGGCCTATGTCGTGCTGCGCATCATCCACAGCCTGTGGCAAGCAACCGTGAACCGTATTCCGGTGCGTTTCACCATCTTTGCGCTCGCGACACTCTGTCTGTTCGCGCTATCGATTCTCGCCGTCATCGCCACTCTGGGTTGA
- a CDS encoding CaiB/BaiF CoA transferase family protein yields the protein MSMLSGIRIIDLTTVIFGPYATQMLADLGAEVIKVETPGAGDISRYLGSGIPDPTMGSIHLTVNRGKRSIALDLKQAEDAAVLRDLVATADVFFHNIRGKAIAKLGFDYAACRALKPDIIYVHGTGFGQDGPYADLQAYDDVIQAASGTTSLLPRVDGDPRPRYFPSLIADKIAGQFGAQAILAALVHKLRTGEGQAVEVPMFECFTAFMLTEHLRDATLDPPLGPAGYPRQLDPTRQPFPTRDGYVAIVPYTPESTVRLMTLLDSDALLETPEYAAAKAEGRHMPLIYAEIARKTPTKTTAEWLAIFAANDIPAMAARDLQHVREDPHFEATGFFRRRTHPDVGGFHEMQPPVRYGAMGPRDLGFAPRLDGDGVAIRAELSQAKDCVA from the coding sequence ATGTCCATGCTGTCCGGCATTCGCATCATCGACCTGACGACGGTTATTTTCGGCCCCTATGCGACGCAGATGCTCGCCGACCTGGGGGCCGAGGTCATCAAGGTCGAGACACCGGGAGCGGGTGACATCTCGCGTTACCTTGGCAGCGGCATTCCTGACCCGACGATGGGGTCGATCCACCTCACGGTGAACCGCGGCAAAAGGTCGATCGCGCTCGACCTGAAACAGGCAGAGGACGCGGCGGTGCTGCGCGATCTCGTCGCCACCGCCGACGTGTTTTTCCACAATATCCGCGGCAAGGCGATCGCCAAGCTGGGGTTCGACTATGCCGCGTGCCGCGCGCTCAAGCCGGATATCATCTATGTCCATGGCACGGGCTTCGGACAGGACGGCCCCTATGCCGACCTTCAGGCCTATGACGATGTCATCCAGGCTGCGAGCGGCACCACCAGCCTGCTCCCGCGCGTCGATGGCGACCCGCGCCCGCGCTATTTCCCGTCGCTGATCGCCGACAAGATCGCGGGCCAGTTCGGCGCGCAGGCGATCCTGGCGGCGCTGGTTCACAAGCTGCGGACCGGCGAGGGGCAGGCGGTCGAGGTGCCGATGTTCGAATGTTTCACTGCCTTCATGCTCACCGAACATTTGCGCGATGCGACGCTCGACCCGCCGCTCGGCCCCGCGGGTTATCCGCGCCAGCTCGATCCGACCCGCCAGCCCTTCCCGACACGCGATGGCTATGTCGCAATCGTCCCCTATACACCCGAATCGACCGTGCGCCTGATGACGCTGCTCGACAGCGACGCCTTGCTCGAAACCCCCGAATATGCAGCGGCAAAGGCCGAGGGTCGGCATATGCCGCTCATCTATGCCGAAATCGCGCGCAAAACGCCGACAAAGACCACCGCCGAATGGCTGGCGATCTTTGCCGCCAACGATATTCCGGCGATGGCGGCGCGCGATCTGCAGCATGTCAGGGAAGATCCCCATTTCGAAGCGACAGGCTTTTTCCGGCGCCGCACCCATCCCGACGTCGGCGGCTTTCACGAGATGCAGCCACCCGTCCGCTATGGCGCGATGGGGCCACGCGACCTGGGTTTTGCGCCACGGCTCGACGGTGATGGCGTGGCCATCCGGGCCGAACTGTCGCAGGCGAAGGATTGCGTTGCATAA
- a CDS encoding MFS transporter — MSPFHHLLVNNLVANITNFTVWFALTFWTFLETQSVFATGMIAGVYLVLTAMLGIWFGSLVDHHGKRNMMLVSSLASLALYAAMLGGYALDPDIRAAKVQSVTFWLFILLTMLGVIVGNIRMIALPTLVTLLVPEDRRDRANGLVGMVSGIGFLTTSAISGFLVAWGGMVATLGFAIVLSLAAVIDLLTIRVDEPREAETHDAPRRVDLAGTLRVVLAIPGLIGLILFAAFNNLLGGVFMALMDAYGLSLMKVEEWGLLWAVISCAFIVSGMVIARTGLGANPVRTLLAVNLAAWTVAVFFTIQSSILLLATGCFLWMFLGPYAEAAEQTTLQKVVPLERQGRVFGFAQSVEQAASPLTAFLIAPITQFVFVPLMTDGAGAAAIGDWYGRGPERGIAIVFSIAGLLGVIATLAAFRSRSYHRISTAYAEGVDSGAAATAAA; from the coding sequence ATGTCTCCCTTCCACCATCTTCTCGTCAACAATCTCGTCGCCAACATCACCAATTTTACGGTGTGGTTTGCGCTGACTTTCTGGACCTTTCTCGAAACCCAATCGGTGTTCGCGACGGGGATGATCGCGGGCGTCTACCTCGTGCTCACCGCGATGCTCGGCATCTGGTTCGGCAGCCTCGTCGATCATCATGGCAAGCGGAACATGATGCTCGTCTCCAGCCTCGCGTCGCTGGCACTCTACGCGGCCATGCTCGGCGGCTATGCGCTCGATCCAGACATCCGGGCCGCAAAGGTGCAGAGCGTCACCTTCTGGCTCTTCATCCTGCTCACCATGCTGGGAGTGATCGTCGGCAATATCCGGATGATCGCGCTGCCCACGCTCGTGACCTTGCTGGTGCCCGAGGACCGGCGCGACAGGGCGAACGGACTCGTCGGCATGGTCAGCGGCATTGGATTCCTTACGACCTCGGCGATCAGCGGTTTCCTCGTCGCTTGGGGCGGAATGGTCGCGACGCTTGGTTTTGCGATCGTCCTGTCGCTTGCCGCGGTCATCGACCTGCTAACCATCCGCGTCGATGAGCCGCGCGAGGCCGAAACACACGACGCGCCGCGGCGTGTCGATCTCGCCGGCACATTGCGTGTTGTGCTCGCCATTCCGGGCCTGATCGGTCTGATCCTGTTCGCGGCCTTCAACAATCTGCTCGGCGGCGTCTTTATGGCGCTCATGGACGCTTATGGTCTGTCGTTGATGAAGGTTGAGGAATGGGGTCTGCTCTGGGCGGTCATATCGTGCGCCTTCATCGTCAGCGGGATGGTGATCGCGCGGACGGGGCTCGGCGCCAATCCGGTGCGCACATTGCTGGCGGTGAACCTTGCCGCGTGGACGGTGGCGGTCTTTTTCACGATCCAGTCGTCGATCCTGCTGCTCGCCACAGGCTGCTTCCTGTGGATGTTTCTCGGCCCCTATGCCGAAGCCGCCGAGCAAACGACGCTGCAAAAGGTCGTTCCCCTTGAACGGCAGGGGCGCGTGTTCGGCTTTGCCCAGTCGGTCGAACAGGCCGCCTCGCCGCTCACCGCCTTCCTCATCGCGCCGATCACCCAGTTCGTCTTCGTGCCGCTGATGACGGATGGAGCAGGAGCGGCGGCGATCGGCGACTGGTACGGGCGCGGCCCCGAACGCGGTATCGCGATCGTCTTTTCGATCGCCGGGCTGCTCGGCGTGATCGCGACGCTCGCGGCTTTCCGGTCCCGATCCTATCACCGCATATCGACCGCTTATGCAGAGGGCGTCGATAGCGGCGCGGCGGCAACCGCAGCCGCCTGA
- a CDS encoding type III PLP-dependent enzyme, with protein sequence MHQHHSAHGLIQALSPVEPVTLVRPHAARRAARFFIERFPGTTMYAVKANPSADLLRVLWDSGVTHYDVASIAEVRLVARTLPQATLCFMHPVKAEEAISEAYWKHGVRTFSLDTLDELEKIVRATEGAQDLNLLVRLRVSSDHSKLSLAAKFGAEPEDVAELLMATRQAADALGICFHVGSQAMTPHAYAQAMERVRAAIVAASVTVDIIDVGGGFPSSYPGMEPPPLDAYFDTIHRSFESLPISYSAELWCEPGRALSAEYSSLIVRVEKRRGEELYINDGAYGALFDAAHVGWRFPVSLQRDAESGAELLPFSFYGPTCDDLDHMAGPFFLPADIKAGDFIEIGMLGAYGCAMRTKFNGFGADETHVVSDEPMTSLYTGEVEQERRSATVTKLF encoded by the coding sequence TTGCACCAGCATCATAGCGCCCACGGGCTGATTCAGGCACTTTCGCCGGTCGAACCTGTTACGCTTGTCCGCCCGCACGCCGCGCGGCGCGCAGCGCGTTTCTTCATCGAGCGATTTCCCGGCACCACCATGTATGCGGTCAAGGCGAATCCGTCCGCCGACCTGTTGCGCGTGCTGTGGGATTCGGGTGTCACGCACTATGACGTCGCCTCGATCGCCGAGGTGCGCCTCGTCGCGCGCACGCTGCCGCAAGCGACTCTCTGCTTCATGCACCCGGTAAAGGCCGAGGAAGCGATTTCCGAAGCCTATTGGAAGCATGGCGTGCGCACCTTCTCGCTCGATACGCTCGACGAGCTCGAAAAGATCGTCCGCGCGACCGAAGGCGCGCAGGATCTGAACCTGCTCGTCCGGCTCAGGGTCTCGTCCGATCATTCGAAGCTCAGCCTCGCCGCCAAGTTCGGCGCCGAGCCGGAGGATGTGGCCGAACTGCTGATGGCGACGCGGCAGGCGGCCGACGCGCTTGGCATCTGCTTCCACGTCGGCAGCCAGGCGATGACCCCGCACGCCTATGCGCAGGCGATGGAGCGTGTCCGCGCGGCGATCGTCGCGGCGTCGGTCACCGTCGACATCATCGATGTCGGCGGCGGCTTTCCGTCCTCCTATCCGGGCATGGAGCCGCCGCCGCTCGATGCCTATTTCGACACCATCCACCGCAGCTTCGAAAGCCTGCCGATCAGCTATTCGGCCGAGCTTTGGTGCGAACCGGGCCGTGCGCTGTCGGCCGAGTACAGCTCGCTGATCGTCCGCGTCGAAAAGCGCCGCGGCGAGGAGCTGTACATCAACGATGGCGCTTACGGCGCGCTGTTCGACGCCGCGCATGTCGGCTGGCGCTTCCCGGTGTCGCTGCAACGCGATGCGGAAAGCGGCGCTGAACTGCTGCCGTTCAGCTTCTACGGCCCGACGTGCGACGATCTCGACCATATGGCGGGCCCCTTCTTCCTGCCGGCGGACATCAAGGCGGGCGACTTCATCGAGATCGGGATGCTTGGCGCTTATGGCTGCGCGATGCGGACGAAGTTCAACGGCTTCGGCGCGGACGAAACCCACGTCGTCAGCGACGAACCAATGACCAGCCTCTACACCGGCGAAGTCGAACAGGAACGCCGCAGCGCGACGGTGACCAAGCTGTTCTGA
- a CDS encoding carboxynorspermidine decarboxylase produces the protein METRAGDPGAFTRFDLTRVPSPAFVVDAAKIRSNLALLRHIGDASGARVLAALKAFSMWSLGPTVAEYLDGVCASGLYEAKLGRAEYGGEVATYCAGYKEADLPEIAALSDHLIFNSPGQIARFRPLLDDLRAKGERFDVGLRVNPMHSEGEVAKYDPAAPCSRLGFPITQLLPEHMDGVDGVHMHSLCEQDFPPLERTWSAVHPMLRPFFGQLKWINFGGGHHVTRADYQVDDLIAFLKQVRAATDCDVMIEPGEAIALDAGILVGELLDLFHNGMSIGITDISATCHMPDVIEAPYRPAMLGEGSEGAVTRLGGPSCLAGDVIGDYRLPGGARIGQRFAFLDQAHYSMVKTNTFNGVPLPSIWLWDSETDELELIRQFGFEDFKTRLS, from the coding sequence ATGGAAACCCGTGCCGGCGATCCCGGAGCCTTTACCCGCTTCGACCTGACCCGCGTCCCCTCGCCCGCCTTCGTCGTCGATGCGGCCAAGATACGCAGCAATCTCGCGCTGCTGCGCCATATCGGCGATGCCTCGGGCGCACGCGTGCTCGCGGCGCTCAAGGCCTTTTCGATGTGGTCGCTCGGCCCGACGGTTGCCGAATATCTGGACGGCGTCTGCGCGTCGGGCCTTTACGAGGCCAAACTGGGCCGCGCCGAATATGGCGGAGAGGTCGCGACCTATTGCGCGGGCTACAAGGAAGCCGACCTGCCCGAAATCGCGGCGCTTTCCGACCATCTCATCTTCAACTCCCCCGGCCAGATCGCGCGCTTCCGCCCGCTGCTGGACGATTTGCGCGCCAAGGGCGAGCGCTTCGACGTCGGCCTGCGCGTCAATCCCATGCACAGCGAGGGCGAGGTCGCCAAATACGACCCCGCGGCGCCGTGCAGCCGCCTCGGCTTTCCGATCACGCAATTGCTCCCCGAACATATGGATGGCGTCGACGGCGTGCATATGCACAGCCTGTGCGAACAGGATTTCCCGCCGCTCGAACGCACATGGAGCGCGGTCCACCCGATGCTGAGGCCTTTCTTTGGCCAGCTCAAATGGATCAATTTCGGCGGCGGCCACCATGTGACGCGCGCCGATTATCAGGTCGACGACCTCATCGCCTTTCTGAAACAGGTCCGTGCCGCCACCGATTGCGACGTGATGATCGAGCCGGGCGAGGCCATCGCGCTCGACGCCGGCATCCTCGTCGGCGAGCTGCTCGATCTGTTCCATAACGGCATGAGCATCGGCATCACCGACATTTCGGCGACCTGCCACATGCCCGACGTGATCGAGGCACCTTATCGCCCCGCGATGCTGGGCGAAGGCAGCGAAGGCGCGGTGACGCGCCTCGGCGGCCCCTCGTGCCTCGCGGGCGATGTCATCGGCGACTATCGACTGCCCGGCGGCGCGCGTATCGGCCAGCGCTTCGCCTTCCTCGACCAGGCGCATTATTCGATGGTCAAGACCAACACATTCAACGGCGTGCCGCTTCCGTCGATCTGGTTGTGGGACAGCGAGACCGACGAACTCGAATTGATCCGCCAGTTCGGTTTTGAGGATTTCAAGACGCGGCTGAGCTGA
- a CDS encoding DMT family protein, producing MTAYLAPIGLLFLSNIFMTFAWYGQLGAVSRPMWLAIVIAWGIAFFEYCLVIPANRIGYGVYTAAELKTLQEIVTLVIFAGFAVFWLGERLTVNHLVGFGLIAAGAFFIFKGPIAA from the coding sequence ATGACCGCCTATCTCGCGCCGATCGGCCTTCTGTTCCTGTCCAACATCTTCATGACCTTTGCCTGGTATGGGCAGCTTGGCGCCGTGTCGCGGCCGATGTGGCTTGCGATAGTGATCGCCTGGGGCATAGCCTTTTTCGAATACTGCCTCGTTATCCCCGCCAACCGCATCGGCTATGGCGTCTACACGGCGGCCGAACTCAAGACCTTGCAGGAAATCGTCACGCTGGTCATATTCGCCGGCTTCGCGGTCTTCTGGCTCGGAGAAAGGCTGACCGTGAACCATCTCGTCGGCTTCGGACTGATTGCGGCGGGGGCGTTTTTCATCTTCAAGGGGCCGATTGCGGCCTGA
- a CDS encoding alpha/beta fold hydrolase, with the protein MRFSILVAATLAALSTPAAAQSEDPYAPARAIVADIGKIVTPNGVQETFEVTLGGARQVVNVRGADRDNPILIFVHGGPGAVEMPFAWAFQRPWEDVFTVVHYDQRGAGRSYPLNDPEALARTMTPERYRDDAIELIEHLQKRYGKKKVVLMGHSWGSIVGLSVALKRPDLLHAYVGVGQGIDFRKGEKAGMAWTRAKALADGNKEAVAAIEALAPYPQGEFTIAKADGWRKYAIPYGSLMYNKPDLKRYFQTPLLSPEYGPDDIGAWGKGSAFSVATLWPRLADVSFKSVRKMEVPIVLLLGRHDYTVPSPVAADWFAKVEAPSKRLVWLEHSAHMPMVEEPGRFFAALLRDVLPLTDAEATP; encoded by the coding sequence ATGAGATTTTCCATCCTTGTCGCGGCGACGCTCGCCGCCCTCTCCACCCCCGCTGCCGCCCAATCCGAAGACCCTTACGCCCCCGCGCGCGCGATCGTCGCCGACATCGGCAAGATCGTGACGCCGAACGGCGTTCAGGAAACCTTTGAGGTCACGCTCGGTGGCGCGCGGCAGGTCGTAAACGTGCGCGGCGCCGACCGGGACAATCCGATCCTGATCTTTGTCCACGGCGGCCCCGGCGCCGTCGAAATGCCGTTCGCCTGGGCTTTTCAGCGTCCATGGGAAGACGTCTTCACCGTCGTTCATTACGACCAGCGGGGCGCCGGGCGAAGCTATCCGCTGAACGACCCCGAAGCGTTGGCCCGGACCATGACGCCCGAACGCTATCGCGACGATGCAATCGAACTGATCGAGCATCTGCAAAAGCGGTATGGGAAGAAAAAGGTCGTGCTGATGGGGCACAGCTGGGGTTCGATCGTCGGCCTGTCGGTCGCGCTGAAGCGTCCCGACCTGTTGCACGCCTATGTCGGCGTCGGGCAGGGCATAGATTTCCGCAAAGGCGAAAAGGCCGGTATGGCGTGGACACGCGCCAAGGCGCTGGCCGACGGGAATAAGGAGGCCGTCGCCGCCATCGAGGCGCTCGCGCCCTATCCGCAGGGAGAGTTCACCATCGCCAAGGCCGATGGCTGGCGCAAATATGCGATTCCCTACGGATCGCTGATGTACAACAAGCCCGACCTGAAACGCTATTTCCAGACTCCGCTGCTTTCGCCCGAATATGGCCCCGACGACATCGGGGCATGGGGGAAGGGCAGCGCGTTTTCGGTGGCGACGCTGTGGCCGCGGCTCGCCGACGTCAGCTTCAAGTCGGTACGCAAGATGGAGGTACCGATCGTCCTCCTGCTAGGACGGCACGATTATACCGTGCCTTCGCCGGTAGCAGCCGACTGGTTCGCGAAGGTCGAGGCGCCCTCGAAAAGGCTCGTTTGGCTCGAACATTCGGCCCATATGCCGATGGTTGAGGAGCCGGGGCGTTTCTTTGCGGCGCTGCTTCGCGACGTTCTTCCCCTGACGGACGCGGAAGCGACACCATGA
- a CDS encoding saccharopine dehydrogenase family protein: MSKVLVIGAGGVGSVAVHKMAMNSDIFPDITLASRRKFKCDAIAGSVKARTGVTIKTAEVDADHIDATAALIRQIGATHVVNLALPYQDLTIMEACLSTGAHYLDTANYEPRDEAKFEYHWQWAYHDRFKDAGLMALLGSGFDPGVTSVFTTWLRKHHFDRIDTLDILDCNGGDHGQHFATNFNPEINIREVTAVARHWENGDWVETPPMSVKQQFHFEGVGPKNMYLMYHEEIESLKTHLPEIKRIRFWMTFGDAYIQHLTVLQNVGMTRIDPVVYEGKEIVPLQFLKAVLPEPASLGGTTKGKTNIGVIATGLGKDGKEKTLYLYNICDHEDAYAETGNQAVSYTTGVPAMIGAAMMVTGTWGGAGVFNMEQMDPDPFMDMLMKHGLPWQVKELDAPLDF, translated from the coding sequence ATGAGCAAGGTTCTGGTGATCGGCGCAGGCGGCGTCGGTTCGGTCGCGGTGCACAAGATGGCGATGAACTCCGACATCTTTCCCGACATCACCCTCGCCAGCCGCCGCAAGTTCAAGTGCGACGCGATTGCCGGGTCGGTGAAGGCGCGTACCGGCGTCACGATCAAGACCGCCGAGGTCGACGCCGACCATATCGACGCGACCGCGGCGCTGATCCGTCAGATTGGCGCCACGCACGTCGTCAATCTTGCGCTGCCTTATCAGGATCTGACGATAATGGAGGCGTGCCTTTCGACCGGCGCGCATTATCTCGACACCGCAAATTACGAACCGCGCGACGAGGCGAAGTTCGAATATCACTGGCAATGGGCCTATCACGACCGCTTCAAGGACGCGGGCCTGATGGCGCTGCTCGGCTCGGGCTTCGACCCCGGCGTGACGAGCGTGTTCACGACCTGGCTTCGCAAGCATCATTTCGACCGCATCGACACGCTCGACATCCTCGACTGCAACGGCGGCGATCACGGCCAGCATTTCGCGACCAACTTCAACCCCGAAATCAACATTCGTGAAGTCACCGCGGTCGCGCGCCACTGGGAAAATGGCGACTGGGTCGAAACGCCCCCGATGTCGGTGAAGCAGCAGTTCCATTTCGAAGGCGTGGGGCCGAAGAATATGTACCTCATGTATCATGAGGAGATCGAAAGCCTGAAAACGCATTTGCCCGAAATCAAGCGCATCCGTTTCTGGATGACCTTTGGCGACGCTTATATCCAGCACCTTACCGTGCTCCAGAATGTCGGCATGACGCGGATCGATCCGGTGGTCTACGAGGGCAAGGAGATCGTTCCGCTCCAGTTCCTCAAAGCCGTGCTCCCCGAACCGGCGAGCCTTGGCGGGACGACGAAAGGCAAGACCAATATCGGCGTCATCGCGACCGGCCTTGGCAAGGATGGCAAGGAAAAGACGCTCTACCTCTACAATATCTGCGACCATGAGGATGCCTATGCAGAAACGGGCAATCAGGCGGTCAGCTACACCACCGGCGTTCCCGCGATGATCGGCGCCGCAATGATGGTCACCGGTACGTGGGGCGGCGCGGGCGTCTTCAACATGGAACAGATGGACCCCGATCCCTTCATGGACATGCTGATGAAACATGGTCTGCCGTGGCAGGTGAAGGAACTGGACGCGCCGCTCGATTTCTGA
- a CDS encoding threonine ammonia-lyase encodes MIQQSPDPALAPLLDPNRAPSLAGVERAAAKVAALLPQTPLLPLEVDGRTIWCKAESLQPVGAFKIRGAWHRLTDLTPEQAAAGVVGVSSGNHAQGVAWAAKRLGIRATIVMPGNAPAMKLAATRRLGAEVVLYDRVTESRDAVAAKLLAERGGTLVHAYGDPWIIEGQGSAGIEAAMQMRARGIDGPDRIVACCGGGGLSAGLALACPDAQVIAVEPEGWDDVTRSLAAGEILSVEDMSFPTECDALQTPETWPINFAVLRARGVRGVVVTRSEVRDAMRLAFERLHLVIEPGGAAALAAVLAGKVTPTDATLVTLSGGNVDPLQFAEIISE; translated from the coding sequence ATGATACAGCAAAGCCCCGATCCTGCGCTCGCCCCGCTGCTCGACCCGAACCGCGCCCCCTCGCTCGCAGGGGTGGAACGCGCTGCGGCCAAGGTTGCTGCCTTGCTCCCGCAGACGCCGCTGCTGCCGCTCGAGGTCGACGGCCGCACCATCTGGTGCAAAGCCGAATCGCTCCAGCCCGTCGGCGCGTTCAAGATCCGCGGCGCGTGGCACCGGCTGACCGACCTGACGCCCGAACAGGCGGCGGCGGGCGTGGTCGGTGTGTCCAGCGGCAATCATGCGCAGGGGGTCGCCTGGGCGGCGAAGCGGCTCGGTATCCGCGCCACGATCGTCATGCCGGGCAACGCCCCCGCGATGAAACTCGCAGCGACGCGCAGGCTGGGAGCGGAAGTCGTGCTCTATGACCGCGTTACCGAATCGCGCGATGCCGTCGCGGCAAAGCTGCTCGCCGAGCGCGGCGGGACGCTGGTTCATGCCTATGGTGATCCGTGGATCATCGAGGGGCAGGGGAGCGCGGGGATCGAGGCGGCGATGCAGATGCGCGCACGCGGGATCGACGGCCCCGACCGGATCGTCGCCTGTTGCGGCGGCGGCGGGCTGTCGGCCGGGCTGGCGCTCGCCTGCCCCGACGCACAGGTGATCGCCGTCGAGCCTGAGGGGTGGGATGATGTGACGCGCAGTCTGGCCGCGGGAGAGATACTGAGCGTCGAGGATATGTCCTTTCCTACCGAATGCGACGCGCTCCAGACGCCCGAAACATGGCCGATCAACTTTGCGGTGCTTCGGGCGCGCGGTGTCCGCGGGGTCGTCGTGACGCGCAGCGAAGTGCGCGACGCGATGCGCCTCGCCTTTGAAAGGCTGCACCTGGTCATCGAACCCGGCGGCGCGGCGGCGCTGGCGGCAGTGCTGGCGGGCAAGGTGACGCCGACCGACGCGACGCTCGTCACCCTGTCAGGCGGCAATGTCGATCCGCTGCAATTCGCCGAAATCATCAGCGAATAG